The following coding sequences lie in one Pseudarthrobacter phenanthrenivorans Sphe3 genomic window:
- a CDS encoding LysM peptidoglycan-binding domain-containing protein has translation MRGEEVTDSFGNVDFYTTASGDTLAGVAAGYNLSEAKVAEFNGLQPGSPVSPGTKLRLIPAEPLTGARGAATVDANGIPTSYRIEAGDTLSGITYRFNLTPEQLAAANKVPFTYEVGGTYFIQAGHVIQLQKNPVDSRSGKGETVTNSFGQPVYYTTVEGDSFESLGYQFRSTTEQILLYNPSLAANEPIPAGRKLRLIPGELKIEGAQGTFTADADGIPLTYTTAPGDTERQVSFRFSITDLRAANRPTTGTGGTWYEFVDLPTVELAPGQTISLALDKPINRPGL, from the coding sequence ATGCGCGGGGAAGAGGTGACCGACTCGTTTGGCAATGTGGACTTCTACACCACAGCCTCCGGCGACACCCTTGCTGGCGTGGCTGCCGGTTACAACCTCTCAGAGGCAAAGGTCGCAGAATTCAACGGGCTCCAGCCCGGTTCACCTGTGAGCCCAGGTACAAAACTCCGGCTGATCCCCGCTGAACCCCTGACAGGGGCACGGGGCGCTGCCACAGTTGACGCGAACGGGATCCCCACCAGTTACAGGATTGAAGCCGGTGACACTTTGAGTGGCATTACCTACCGGTTCAACCTGACCCCGGAGCAGTTGGCAGCAGCTAACAAGGTCCCGTTCACCTATGAAGTAGGTGGCACCTACTTCATTCAAGCCGGGCACGTTATCCAGCTCCAGAAAAACCCGGTGGACAGCCGGTCGGGTAAGGGAGAAACAGTCACAAACTCGTTCGGTCAACCTGTTTACTACACCACCGTGGAGGGTGACTCGTTCGAGAGCCTGGGATACCAATTTCGCTCCACAACCGAACAGATCCTGCTGTACAACCCGTCACTCGCGGCTAACGAGCCGATTCCGGCGGGACGTAAATTGCGGTTGATCCCCGGCGAACTAAAGATCGAGGGCGCGCAGGGCACGTTCACTGCCGATGCTGATGGGATCCCGCTTACCTACACCACTGCCCCCGGTGACACGGAGCGCCAGGTCTCGTTCCGATTCAGCATCACTGATTTGCGGGCAGCGAACCGGCCGACCACCGGCACAGGCGGAACCTGGTACGAGTTTGTTGACCTGCCCACCGTCGAACTAGCACCCGGACAGACCATAAGCCTCGCGCTGGACAAGCCCATCAATCGGCCAGGCCTTTAG